CGGGGGCACGGCTTGTACACTTGGGTAGTTACAGCTGTAGTTGGCAGAAGCGGCCCCTCCACTGTAGTTGGTATAGTTCGCATAAGTGCCATAAGCGTAAGGACTGATGTTCATGTTATATGGCGAGTTATAAGGCGAAGACTCTCCCAGGCACGGCTTCCCGTCTCTGACCAGCACAGGCACTGCGATTCTCCTCGGAGGCGGGAGGCCTACCATTTCCAGCGACTTGTCCTGGCGTTGCCTTTTACATTTGTATCTGCGGTTTTGAAACCAAATTTTCACCTGGGTGGAGGTGAGCTTCAGTATGTTTGCTAAGTGGTCCCTCTCGGGCGCAGAGAGATACTTTTGCTGTTTGAAGCGCCTCTCCAGTTCGTAGACCTGCGCCTGGGAGAAGAGGACGCGTGGTTTTCTCCTCCGTCTCCGGGGCCGCTCGGCTCCGTCCGCTTTCTGTCCGTCCTTCTCCAAATTAACT
This region of Amblyraja radiata isolate CabotCenter1 chromosome 11, sAmbRad1.1.pri, whole genome shotgun sequence genomic DNA includes:
- the nkx2-5 gene encoding homeobox protein Nkx-2.5; its protein translation is MFAGAATSTPFSVRDILNLQHHPDMASLGVSSGLDSPPSPASCMLERTKQQHYSETPSVSAYDEPLSKMNSCKNNPDYSSTSYVNDYLEISNSEAKPSNGLTGKSDKECRMMEVNLEKDGQKADGAERPRRRRRKPRVLFSQAQVYELERRFKQQKYLSAPERDHLANILKLTSTQVKIWFQNRRYKCKRQRQDKSLEMVGLPPPRRIAVPVLVRDGKPCLGESSPYNSPYNMNISPYAYGTYANYTNYSGGAASANYSCNYPSVQAVPPSTAAGSFMNMNFTVNDLSNAMQTQIHQNSGVSTLHGIRAW